Genomic segment of Drosophila simulans strain w501 chromosome 2R, Prin_Dsim_3.1, whole genome shotgun sequence:
GTCGTTAAGAACATTCTGATATCGGCCGAGAATGGTATCCACCTTAAAGTGGAGAAGCTTGCCAAATAAGTTTTTAACAAATACATTATGTTTACATATCATTATATATAGTAGAATCTTTTATGAAGTAACGAAAACAATTGTGTTCTTTATTTTGCTTGATTCATTTAATCGATAAGATTAGGCTGTGCTCAGTGAATATGTATTAGTACTTTTGCAGAGATTAGAAGAGAACGTTAGCGTATAAAGGCCGTATCATTCCGGTTGGGAACTCAGTGTGGAGCGGACTGAGAACGAGATATGTCGCTGTTACTAACGCTGATCGCAATTCTAGTGTCACTGCTTTTGTTCGTGGCCCGCCGACGTCATGGATACTGGCAGAGGAGGGGTATTCCGCACGATGTGCCCCATCCAATATACGGGAACATGAAGGACTGGCCCAAGAAGCGACACATCGCGATGATCTTCCGGGACTACTATTTGAAGTACAAATCTTCCGATTATCCGTTTGCCGGGTTCTACTTCTTTTTTACCCGGTCTGCTGTCATCACCGATTTGGAATTGGTCAAGAGGGTGCTAATCAAGGACTTCAATCACTTTGAGAATCGGGGAGTCTTCTACAACGAGATCGATGATCCGCTGTCGGCCACCTTGTTCAGCATCGAGGGTCAGAAGTGGCGTCATCTGAGGCACAAGCTGACACCCACTTTTACGTCCGGCAAAATGAAGAACATGTTTCCGATTGTTGTGAAGGTTGGggaggaaatggaaaaggttTTCAGTGCCAAAACCACCACAGGTCAAGGTCAAGTTCTGGAAATTGTGGATCTGGTGGCTCGTTATACGGCTGACGTGATCGGTAATTGCGCCTTCGGTCTGAATTGCAATAGTTTGCAAAATCCGAAAGCAGAGTTTGTGGCAATTGGAAAAAGGGCGATCATAGAACGTCGTTATGGAGGACTATTGGATTTCCTAATTTTCGGATTTCCCAAGCTTTCTCGCCGCTTGCGGCTTAAACTGAACGTGCAGGATGTTGAGGACTTTTACACAGGCATCGTTAGGAATACAATCGACTACCGATTGAGGACCAACGAGAAGCGTAACGACTTCATGGACAGCTTAATCGAAATGTACGAGAAGGAGCAGGCGGGAAACACTGAGGATGGACTCTCCTTCAACGAGATTTTGGCACAAgcctttattttctttgtggCTGGCTTCGAGACCAGCTCTACGACCATGGGATTTGCCCTGTACGAGCTGGCCCGCAATCAGGATATTCAAGATCAACTTCGAGAGGAGATCAACAGTGTTCTGGGCAAGCACAACAACGAGTTTACCTACGAGGGCATCAAGGAGATGAAGTATCTAGAGCAAGTTGTCATGGGTGAGTAAAATCCCACATGGATACAGAACTTTAACTAAATACTTTCCCTATTTTGCGCAACAGAAACCCTTCGCAAGTATCCAGTTCTGGCGCATCTAACGCGAATGACCCAGACTGATTTTTCGCCGGAAGATCCAAAATACTTCATTGCCAAGGGAACCATTGTTGTGATCCCAGCTCTTGGCATTCACTATGATCCGGAAATCTATCCCGAACCGGAGAAGTTCAAGCCGGAGCGGTTTACGGATGAGGCGATCGCCGCAAGACCCTCGTGTACCTGGCTTCCATTTGGAGAAGGTCCAAGGAACTGCATCGGTCTCCGGTTTGGACTAATGCAGGCCTGCGTGGGATTGGCCTATCTAATCCGGGGCTATAAGTTCAGTGTGTCCGCAGAAACACAAATTCCCATGAAGATTGTCGTGAAAAGCATTCTTCTGTCTGCTGAGAATGGCATTCACCTTAAAGTTGAGAAGCTTTCCAAATGAGAGTATAAACTAACTTTGTATGAGCTTTAATGCTttaatattacaattttattcGGTCATTTATTCACGGATATATAAAACTACgatatttttgaattatatCCCTTTTAAAGCTCTTAAATATAAGAGTGTACTGCGTTAAAATTTAGCATTGACTTGTTCTGAGTTTTAGTTAGTTGCGGAACGTAAATGTTTGTATTTGTGGTAATACccaatattattttgttcaGCTTTTTTGCTATAAGCAGCCCTATCTGGAAGTGAACAGTTACCTTTTCTTGGttacaataaaaaaagaggAGCAGGCGATAGCTAGATGGAAAGCTCTTCTTCATAAAAGCAACGCTTGGAATTGGTTTCTCAGATCAGTCTGCTCAAAATGGCGATCCTGCTCGGTTTGGTGGTCGGTGTCCTTACGCTAGCCGCATGGTGGGTACTCCAGAACTACACCTACTGGAAACGGCGAGGAATTCCCCATGATCCACCCAATATTCCGCTCGGCAACACCAGCGAACTTTGGAGAACGATGCCGTTGGCCAGCATCCTCAAGCGAACCTATCTGAAATTCAGCAAACAGACCGACGGACCCTTTGTGGGCTTCTACCTCTATGCTATGAAGTACATCGTCATCACGGACGTGGATTTTCTAAAAACCGTGCTGATTCGCGATTTCGACAAGTTTCACGATCGCGGAGTGTATCACAACGAAAAGGATGATCCGCTGACCAATAACCTGGCAACCATCGAGGgtcaaaagtggaaaaatctGCGACAGAAGCTGACCCCAACATTTACGTCTGTCAAAATGAAGAGCATGTTTTCCACGGTCTTAAACGTGGGCGATGAGATGATACGCGTGGTCGATGAGAGGCTCTCCAGTTCTTCGCAGACCCTGGAAGTCACTGACCTCGTGTCCCGCTTCACATCCGACGTAATTGGCATCTGTGCTTTTGGCCTGGAATGCAATAGTTTGCGGGATCCTAAGGCGGAGTTCGTCCAAATGGGCTACTCTGCGCTAAGGGAACGTCGTCATGGCTGGCTGGTGGATCTACTAATCTTCGGGATGCCTAAATTGGCCGTGAAACTGGGATTCCAGTTCTTGCTTCCCTCGGTGCAGAAGTTCTATATGAAAATCGTCCAAGACACCATAGATTACAGGGTAAAGAGCAAGGTGACTCGGAACGATTTCATGGACACGTTGATTGAGATGAAACTGCAGTACGATAAAGGCGACAAGGAAAATGGACTTGCCTTCAATGAGGTCGCTGCCCAGGCGTTCGTATTTCTTCTGGCTGGTTTTGAGGCGGGATCCACAACCATGGGATTCACACTTTATGAGCTGGCCTGCAATCCTGATGTTCAGGACAAGTTGAGGGCTGAAATCGATAGTGTGCTGGAAAAGCACAATGGTAAACTAGAATATGATTCCATGCAGGAGTTGACTTACATGGAAAAGGTGATCAATGGTAAGTACACTCACACATTGTATATTATAGTCTAGTTTTTCATACTAAACTGTATATGATATCTGACTAGAATCGCTGAGAAAACATCCTGTGGTAGCCCACTTGGCTCGCATTGCCACCAAGCCGTACCAGCACAGTAATCCCAAGTATTACATCGAGGCCGGCACTGGAGTGCTGGTGTCCACACTGGGCATCCATCATGATCCCGAGTTTTATCCGGAGCCGGAAAAGTTCATCCCAGAACGATTCGATGAAGACCAGGTAAAGAAGCGTCCCACCTGCGCTTTCCTGCCCTTCGGAGCTGGTCCCCGAAATTGCATTGGACTCCGATTCGGACGGATGCAGGTCGTCATTGGATTGGCCCTGCTAATCCATAATTTTAGATTCGAATTGCATCCCAAGACGCCAGTGCCGATGAAATACACAATCAAGAACCTTCTTTTGGGCTCCGAGGGCGGAATCCATCTCAATGTCACCAAGGTAGTGAGAGACTaaagtgttatttatttatttattttcgttgtttGTTACTTTGagtatttgatttttcaaaatttttcaaatgtttttgtaATGATTTTAAAACATGCTTTTAACCAAActtctttaaaattttatgttaataGATTTTTTCTGCCAAGAAACGCCGAAAGTATCTTTTATGCAAAAGAGTCTTGTAATAGGTGTTCTTATGCAATAATAAGAAGCCTTTATAAAGCAATATAtcacacagaaaataaaaaaaaaataattttttaaaacgataaaatatttaaaatgaaagccAACTTACAGTAGTTAGTTATCCACAAGCATGCTACTGCGATTAGTCACTAATGAGTTGATATAAGTGTACAAAAACATTCTTATAGATATAGAGCAACATTCTTACTGGAATTCCATATAAAATATGGACTAATagattaaaaattgtaatttcaAACGCGCTCAACTTTCAAGAAGATGCCAGTCTCACTTGATATTAAGAAGGTTTTTTTGCTGTATACAATTGGTATTGTCGTTTGGTCGCAAACGGAGAACTTGAACTTATTGATTAGGAAAGCCAATCCAATCCTGGCCTGCATTTGACCAAATCGCATTCCGATGCAGTTCCTGGGACCATCCCCGAATGGAAGCCACTCCACGGAGTCGCGCTCCTTCACTCGTTCGGGCGAGAAGTTGTCAGGGTTAAAGGTGTTTGGATTGGCATACAGTTTCTCATCGCGGTGCATGGCTCCACAAGGGATCAAAACGGGCATTCCCTTTTTGATTACGTATTTGGGATGTCCAGGAACCTCATAGTCCTCCAGGCACTCACGATTCAAGACCGGAAGAACAGTGTACAAACGAAGGGTTTCtaaagaaaaatgaaagtaAGAGAGCTCTTAAAAAAACGCACAAATTACATACCCGATATAACCTGGTCTAGATAGACCATATCCTTCATACTTTCGTAAGTTATCTCTCCGTTGCACTTTCCTATAACCTCCTGACACTCCTCCCTTACCCGGTCCTGAATGTCCTGATGCTGGGCCAGTTCATACAGGGCGAAACCCATGGTGGTCGACGAGGTTTCGAAGCCAGCTCCGAAGAACACGAACGCCTGGGCGGCCATTTCCTCGATCGTAAGGTTAACACTTTCCCCAGACTCGGACTTTGTCAGTGGACTGTTCTTTAAATCGATGAGCTGATCCATAAAGTCGTTGCGACGGATGTTGTTCTCCTCCCTAAATGCGACTGTTTCCCTGACGATCCGGAGGAAGAAGTGTTCGGCTTCCTCCAGTGTTATTTTCATGTGCAGTCTGCGTGCCAGATTTTGGAAGCTATTGATGAACGCGATCCCGATCGGTCCGTGGCGTTGTTCGAAGATGGCTCGACGACCCATTACCCTGAACTCGGCCTCTGGATCCTTAAGACTACTGCACTCAATGCCAAAGGCACACGTGCCGATTACGTCGGTGGTGAATCTGGCCAGGATATCCTTAACCTCGACAATGGGAGACTTCTCCATCGCTTGGCCAAAGACTTCGATGAACTCATGACCCACCTTTACCACGGTGGGAAACATATACTTCATTTTACCGGACGTAAACGTAGAGGATAGCTTGCTCCTCATAGACTTCCACTTTTGGCCATCTAGCAGAAACAGCTGACCAGACAGGGGATCGTCCTCCGTGTTGTGGTAGAAACCACGATCGGTGAACTTATTGAACTCCTTGATCAGGATGAGCTTTGCCAGCGAAATATCCAGCACAAGTATTCCGGGTCGTTGGAACCAATAGAAG
This window contains:
- the LOC6734556 gene encoding probable cytochrome P450 6a23; the encoded protein is MSLLLTLIAILVSLLLFVARRRHGYWQRRGIPHDVPHPIYGNMKDWPKKRHIAMIFRDYYLKYKSSDYPFAGFYFFFTRSAVITDLELVKRVLIKDFNHFENRGVFYNEIDDPLSATLFSIEGQKWRHLRHKLTPTFTSGKMKNMFPIVVKVGEEMEKVFSAKTTTGQGQVLEIVDLVARYTADVIGNCAFGLNCNSLQNPKAEFVAIGKRAIIERRYGGLLDFLIFGFPKLSRRLRLKLNVQDVEDFYTGIVRNTIDYRLRTNEKRNDFMDSLIEMYEKEQAGNTEDGLSFNEILAQAFIFFVAGFETSSTTMGFALYELARNQDIQDQLREEINSVLGKHNNEFTYEGIKEMKYLEQVVMETLRKYPVLAHLTRMTQTDFSPEDPKYFIAKGTIVVIPALGIHYDPEIYPEPEKFKPERFTDEAIAARPSCTWLPFGEGPRNCIGLRFGLMQACVGLAYLIRGYKFSVSAETQIPMKIVVKSILLSAENGIHLKVEKLSK
- the LOC6734555 gene encoding uncharacterized protein LOC6734555 — encoded protein: MLLVALIVVILSLLVFAARRRHGYWQRRGIPHDEAHPLFGNIKDWPKKRHIAKIFRDYYFKYKNSDYPFAGFFFFFTRTAVVTDLELVKSVLIKDFNHFENRGVFYNEIDDPLSATLFSIEGQKWRHLRHKLTPTFTSGKMKNMFPIVVKVGEEMDKVFSSKTTADRGQVLEVVDLVARYTADVIGNCAFGLNCNSLYDPKAEFVEIGKRAITEHRYGNMLDIFLFGFPKLSRRLRLKLNIQEAEDFYTKIVRETIDYRLRTKEKRNDFMDSLIEMYKNEQSGNSEDGLTFNELLAQAFIFFVAGFETSSTTMGFALYELARNQDVQDKLREEINNVFGKHNKEFTYEGIKEMKYLEQVVMETLRKYPVLAHLTRMTDTDFSPGDPKYFIAKGTIVVIPALGIHYDPDIYPEPETFKPERFTDEEIAARPSCTWLPFGEGPRNCIGLRFGMMQTCVGLAYLIRGYKFSVSTETQIPMKIVVKNILISAENGIHLKVEKLAKLSLLLFVARRRHGYWQRRGIPHDVPHPIYGNMKDWPKKRHIAMIFRDYYLKYKSSDYPFAGFYFFFTRSAVITDLELVKRVLIKDFNHFENRGVFYNEIDDPLSATLFSIEGQKWRHLRHKLTPTFTSGKMKNMFPIVVKVGEEMEKVFSAKTTTGQGQVLEIVDLVARYTADVIGNCAFGLNCNSLQNPKAEFVAIGKRAIIERRYGGLLDFLIFGFPKLSRRLRLKLNVQDVEDFYTGIVRNTIDYRLRTNEKRNDFMDSLIEMYEKEQAGNTEDGLSFNEILAQAFIFFVAGFETSSTTMGFALYELARNQDIQDQLREEINSVLGKHNNEFTYEGIKEMKYLEQVVMETLRKYPVLAHLTRMTQTDFSPEDPKYFIAKGTIVVIPALGIHYDPEIYPEPEKFKPERFTDEAIAARPSCTWLPFGEGPRNCIGLRFGLMQACVGLAYLIRGYKFSVSAETQIPMKIVQRLELVSQISLLKMAILLGLVVGVLTLAAWWVLQNYTYWKRRGIPHDPPNIPLGNTSELWRTMPLASILKRTYLKFSKQTDGPFVGFYLYAMKYIVITDVDFLKTVLIRDFDKFHDRGVYHNEKDDPLTNNLATIEGQKWKNLRQKLTPTFTSVKMKSMFSTVLNVGDEMIRVVDERLSSSSQTLEVTDLVSRFTSDVIGICAFGLECNSLRDPKAEFVQMGYSALRERRHGWLVDLLIFGMPKLAVKLGFQFLLPSVQKFYMKIVQDTIDYRVKSKVTRNDFMDTLIEMKLQYDKGDKENGLAFNEVAAQAFVFLLAGFEAGSTTMGFTLYELACNPDVQDKLRAEIDSVLEKHNGKLEYDSMQELTYMEKVINESLRKHPVVAHLARIATKPYQHSNPKYYIEAGTGVLVSTLGIHHDPEFYPEPEKFIPERFDEDQVKKRPTCAFLPFGAGPRNCIGLRFGRMQVVIGLALLIHNFRFELHPKTPVPMKYTIKNLLLGSEGGIHLNVTKVVRD
- the LOC6734558 gene encoding cytochrome P450 6a9; this translates as MGVYSVLLAIVVVLVGYLLLKWRRALHYWQNLGIPCEEPHILMGSLTGVQTSRSFSDIWMDYYNKFRGTGPFAGFYWFQRPGILVLDISLAKLILIKEFNKFTDRGFYHNTEDDPLSGQLFLLDGQKWKSMRSKLSSTFTSGKMKYMFPTVVKVGHEFIEVFGQAMEKSPIVEVKDILARFTTDVIGTCAFGIECSSLKDPEAEFRVMGRRAIFEQRHGPIGIAFINSFQNLARRLHMKITLEEAEHFFLRIVRETVAFREENNIRRNDFMDQLIDLKNSPLTKSESGESVNLTIEEMAAQAFVFFGAGFETSSTTMGFALYELAQHQDIQDRVREECQEVIGKCNGEITYESMKDMVYLDQVISETLRLYTVLPVLNRECLEDYEVPGHPKYVIKKGMPVLIPCGAMHRDEKLYANPNTFNPDNFSPERVKERDSVEWLPFGDGPRNCIGMRFGQMQARIGLAFLINKFKFSVCDQTTIPIVYSKKTFLISSETGIFLKVERV